A single region of the Diadema setosum chromosome 14, eeDiaSeto1, whole genome shotgun sequence genome encodes:
- the LOC140238274 gene encoding transient receptor potential cation channel subfamily M member 5-like: MTVSPVHQFYLAEAWGIKDVVDQVLSEANIAENQEAFAAAMDHALVSGRIDTVEILLQNGCDLSVYCDPQKLTVLYNKITSHPVIDILKETAWKKRKSQWISLEDVGEVLLELTLGTYKPIFMCDRSSKQISLVKDGEPTQRGKEIQLQETKIKSPDMSGASGKPSQDLTLDLHQELFILSVVCHRAETAAYFWQHLKERVAAALTATLILQQLAGFSDRRRDSNSIQNLSRTYCQLAEDLINACYAEDRLATTAILAGSAGTLWGYTPCLHLIVTLQDSTLAAQPGVHYVTRVLWAGQVALCLVCPLLAPWLLTFTEGSAPLKSTASRRAEIEFVDEDGTADSNEIETTTEQRSKCTDACLDCWKFLQCPVIKYCYNGISNVVFLILYSYILLCQFNLQTSTADIILIVWVGALYLREFDQIQAGWSLSWSQRARSWISDTWNQVDLLTLLGFALGMVLKLTAVSLGSARVVLAVTLMALYVRLCLQFFIAHRYAGPLLVMIRNMLNDLWYFLGVLFVFLIGYGIASQAILYPNTTDPDALARGVLFMAYFHMFGETFLDPEPDTDCSTNATLIMAGVRRCPEFPRVGVALLAIYMMISNVLLLNILIAMFSNTFTQVQEHSSLYWKVQQYHLVMEFTRRPILPPPLNILLLPWSICIGLVSLVKKTPERSPVFGKFSDIFISGKCCQELIKKKTSTCLSYVEWKLMMKMK; encoded by the exons ATGACTG TGTCTCCTGTCCACCAGTTCTACCTTGCTGAGGCATGGGGCATCAAGGACGTGGTAGACCAAGTCCTGAGTGAAGCCAATATTGCA GAGAATCAAGAAGCCTTTGCTGCGGCAATGGACCATGCACTGGTCAGTGGACGCATTGATACTGTGGAAATATTGCTCCAAAACGGCTGTGATCTGTCAGTTTACTGCGACCCACAGAAACTCACCGTATTGTACAACAAG ATCACATCACACCCTGTTATTGACATTCTGAAGGAAACGGCTTGGAAGAAAAGGAAG AGTCAATGGATTTCACTGGAGGATGTTGGAGAAGTCCTCTTGGAGCTGACCCTTGGAACCTATAAACCCATCTTCATGTGTGATAGATCCAGCAAACAGATCTCCCTGGTGAAGGATGGTGAACCGACTCAACGGGGCAAAGAGATCCAACTCCAAG aaacaaagatCAAATCTCCAGATATGTCAGGCGCCTCGGGGAAGCCTTCGCAGGATCTGACCCTTGACCTCCACCAGGAGCTCTTCATCCTCTCCGTCGTGTGCCACCGGGCGGAGACAGCGGCCTACTTCTGGCAGCATCTCAAGGAGCGCGTCGCAGCGGCGCTGACGGCCACCCTCATCCTGCAGCAGCTGGCTGGGTTCTCTGATCGACGGAGGGACAGTAACAGCATCCAGAATCTGAGCAG GACATACTGTCAGCTGGCTGAAGACCTCATCAATGCCTGCTATGCGGAGGACAGACTGGCCACCACTGCCATCCTGGCCGGGTCGGCTGGCACCCTCTGGGGCTACACACCCTGTCTGCACCTCATTGTCACCTTACAGGACTCCACCCTTGCAGCACAGCCAGGGGTGCACTACGTCACGCGGGTACTGTGGGCGGGGCAG GTTGCCCTGTGCCTGGTCTGTCCACTACTTGCGCCATGGCTTCTGACATTCACTGAAGGGTCAGCACCACTGAAAAGTACTGCATCCAGGAGGGCTGAGATAGAATTCGTAGATGAAGATGGTACAGCTGATTCAAACGAGATCGAG ACCACGACAGAACAGAGGAGCAAGTGCACTGATGCATGTCTGGATTGTTGGAAATTTCTTCAGTGTCCTGTGATCAAGTATTGTTACAATGGG ATTTCCAATGTGGTTTTCCTCATTCTGTACAGCTACATCCTCCTCTGCCAGTTCAACCTCCAAACCTCCACAGCTGACATCATTCTCATTGTCTGGGTTGGTGCCCTCTACCTCAGAGAGTTTGACCAG ATCCAGGCAGGTTGGTCCCTCAGCTGGTCCCAGCGGGCCAGGTCCTGGATCTCCGACACTTGGAACCAAGTGGACCTCCTGACCCTCCTGGGCTTTGCCCTGGGGATGGTCCTGAAGCTGACCGCCGTCAGCCTGGGGTCAGCCAGGGTGGTTCTAGCCGTCACACTGATGGCCCTCTACGTCAGACTCTGTCTCCAGTTCTTTATTGCCCACCGCTACGCCGGTCCACTCCTCGTCATGATCAGGAATATG CTGAATGACCTGTGGTACTTCCTCGGAGTTCTGTTTGTGTTTCTCATTGGATATGGCATCGCATCCCAAGCCATTCTCTATCCCAACACCACGGACCCAGACGCCCTGGCTAGGGGTGTGCTGTTCATGGCATACTTCCACATGTTTGGAGAAACTTTCCTGGATCCAG AGCCTGACACGGACTGTTCCACCAATGCCACCCTGATCATGGCGGGGGTGCGTCGGTGCCCCGAGTTCCCACGGGTGGGCGTGGCGCTCCTTGCGATCTACATGATGATCAGCAATGTCCTCCTACTCAACATCCTCATTGCCATGTTCAG CAATACATTCACGCAGGTCCAGGAACACAGCAGCCTCTACTGGAAAGTGCAGCAGTACCACCTGGTGATGGAGTTCACTCGGCGCCCCATCCTGCCTCCTCCTCTCAACATCCTGCTCCTGCCCTGGTCCATCTGCATCGGGCTGGTTTCGCTCGTCAAGAAGACTCCCGAAAGGAGCCCAGTCTTTGGCAAGTTTTCTGACATATTCATTAGTGGAAAGTGTTGCCAGGAACTTATAAAGAAAAAGACAAGTACATGTCTGTCATATGTGGAATGGAagttgatgatgaagatgaaataA